One genomic region from Blastococcus sp. Marseille-P5729 encodes:
- a CDS encoding FeoA family protein — translation MNECCKDCVDLHACQVGTSGVISCVLRTEENLATVRRLAELGVRRGIVLTAVQKTPGGGRVIAIGDSRLALDKGTLQNLHIRTTAEAPSTPTAAAS, via the coding sequence GTGAACGAGTGTTGCAAGGACTGCGTCGACCTGCACGCCTGCCAGGTCGGCACCTCCGGCGTGATCTCCTGCGTGCTGCGTACTGAGGAGAATCTCGCCACGGTGCGACGGCTCGCGGAGCTGGGCGTACGCCGCGGCATTGTGCTTACCGCAGTCCAGAAGACCCCCGGCGGTGGCCGGGTCATCGCCATCGGCGACAGTCGGCTCGCCCTCGACAAGGGGACGTTGCAGAATCTGCACATCAGGACGACTGCCGAGGCGCCGAGCACCCCGACAGCCGCGGCGTCTTGA